One genomic window of Methanobrevibacter sp. TMH8 includes the following:
- a CDS encoding TIGR00375 family protein gives MIVNADLHVHSCFSMASSKDMVIDNIAPQAKLKGLQLMGTGDALHPGWLDIIENSTEYIGDGVYSTNDCDFVLTTEIEGEKKIHHLIFIPTIEIAREIGDKLVSTNKYKDGRPRTKMNGIEIMDLVKEYDCLIGPAHAFTPWTGMYKTFDSIYDCYGQKPDFLELGLSADTDMADTIKELQDIPFLSNSDAHSPWPHRLGREFNQIELQDISFSSLKSSIKNNKIKANYGLVANLGKYHMTACTKCYKLIDPELAIENKMKCSCGGTIKKGVDFRISQIATWDKPHHPDFRPPYIHLMPLAEIISMVYDKGVTTKTVQGKWKELIDNIGNEIEILINTPIDKIANINPEIVPGIEAFRNKSLHISPGGGGKYGEISFEEKLEERKVEKSDKVTLDNF, from the coding sequence TGTCAATGCAGACTTACATGTCCATAGCTGTTTTTCTATGGCAAGTTCAAAAGACATGGTAATAGATAATATAGCTCCTCAAGCAAAGCTAAAAGGACTTCAACTAATGGGAACTGGGGATGCTCTTCATCCAGGTTGGTTAGATATAATTGAGAATAGTACTGAATATATTGGGGATGGTGTTTATTCAACTAATGACTGTGACTTTGTACTTACAACTGAAATAGAAGGAGAAAAGAAAATTCATCACCTTATATTTATTCCAACAATTGAAATAGCTAGGGAAATAGGGGATAAATTAGTATCTACAAACAAATATAAAGATGGTCGTCCGAGAACTAAGATGAATGGAATAGAAATAATGGACTTAGTCAAAGAATATGATTGTTTGATTGGGCCTGCTCATGCTTTTACTCCATGGACTGGAATGTATAAAACATTTGATAGTATTTATGATTGTTATGGTCAAAAACCTGATTTTTTAGAACTTGGTTTATCTGCAGATACTGATATGGCCGATACAATCAAAGAGCTACAAGATATCCCATTTCTTTCAAATTCTGATGCACATTCTCCATGGCCACATAGATTAGGTAGAGAATTTAATCAAATCGAACTTCAAGATATTTCATTTTCCTCTCTTAAATCTTCGATTAAAAATAACAAAATCAAAGCAAACTATGGTTTAGTTGCAAACTTAGGAAAGTATCATATGACTGCCTGTACTAAGTGCTATAAGTTAATTGATCCAGAATTAGCTATAGAAAATAAGATGAAATGTAGTTGTGGAGGCACTATAAAAAAAGGAGTAGATTTCAGAATCTCACAAATAGCTACTTGGGACAAACCACATCACCCTGATTTTCGCCCACCTTACATACATTTAATGCCACTAGCTGAAATCATTAGTATGGTCTATGATAAAGGAGTCACAACAAAAACAGTTCAAGGTAAGTGGAAAGAGTTGATTGATAATATTGGAAATGAAATTGAAATATTAATAAATACTCCAATTGATAAAATAGCTAATATAAATCCAGAGATAGTTCCAGGCATAGAAGCATTTAGAAATAAATCACTACATATTTCTCCTGGTGGTGGAGGCAAATATGGTGAAATCTCTTTTGAAGAAAAATTAGAAGAAAGAAAAGTAGAAAAATCTGATAAAGTAACTTTAGATAATTTTTAA
- a CDS encoding isoprenylcysteine carboxylmethyltransferase family protein, with protein MPNILVIVSLLIFYTLFIGRTLLLSNTGIKVIVLGKDSNKLTSLLEKLTFPFLILWTILILLISLNVQIPIIFDTILKNSYLEYIGIILCYIGLVIFLIALISFGNSWRVGIDSDNQGKLVKNGIFKYSRNPIFLFMDMYFIGITLIYPTTLFIIMTLIFIIGVHKQILNEEKHLLAIYKEDYKNYKKETRRYL; from the coding sequence ATGCCAAACATTCTTGTAATAGTAAGTTTGTTAATTTTTTACACACTTTTCATAGGAAGAACTTTATTACTATCAAACACAGGAATTAAAGTAATTGTTTTAGGTAAAGATTCAAATAAACTAACTAGCTTATTAGAAAAATTAACATTTCCATTTTTAATATTATGGACTATTTTAATTTTATTAATATCTTTAAATGTTCAAATTCCAATTATATTTGACACAATTCTAAAAAATAGCTATTTAGAATATATTGGAATAATATTATGTTATATAGGATTAGTGATCTTTTTAATTGCTTTAATTTCTTTTGGAAATTCATGGAGAGTTGGAATCGATTCAGATAATCAGGGCAAACTAGTTAAAAATGGAATATTTAAATATTCAAGAAATCCTATATTTTTATTTATGGACATGTACTTTATTGGTATTACATTAATTTATCCAACAACATTGTTTATAATAATGACCTTAATATTTATTATTGGAGTTCATAAACAAATTTTAAATGAAGAAAAGCATCTTCTAGCTATTTATAAAGAAGATTACAAAAATTATAAAAAAGAAACAAGAAGATATTTATAA
- a CDS encoding cation-translocating P-type ATPase has product MNLKNKNNRLIEEENCDCKEENSKEENCSCENKPIEEKSCGCEDEPDNEESCGCEDEPIKEEDCGCEHDHDEHQGCGCEQGLLENIDKIEEKDTKKPLIILGIGVIIFLIGYFVSTLSFNLGNIFNQDLISQLIYLIVVVIVGQGIIRYGIKSLLKKEVKIELLMTIATIGAFLLGDGGEGASLILLFFLAEYLENYSLDRSKRSLSTLVKLSPDIATVKRNVENKTKEIEVNVKDLSIGDIVIVKPGDKIPIDGVIVKGMTSVNQSSITGESLAATKSKGDEVYASTINEDGYIEIEVRKKSSETIFSKIIDLIKESEEKKAKIDLFVDKFAKYYTPSIIILAMFVAIIPPLLFGQNINEWVYRALVLLVISCPCAIAISTPVSIVSAITAGTKNGIIIKGGEYIEELAKIKAIMFDKTGTLTEGKLEITNVSSINDFSENEVIGIASILEKKSKHPIAKAFDDYIKNKNIDTDNTENNTYLEEKEVHNFQSIAGKGLTAEINGETFYVGKKELFDFNDNLKNDIDSYYSSYNDYNNNSDKSDKSNNFDSIGKTSVIVGTENKILGFISLSDKIRENGPETIKSLKEKSIETIMLTGDNSATAKTVAENLNLDNYYPNLLPEDKVNIVEEVAKEYKDVAMVGDGVNDTPSLARANVGIAMGMDGADVAVETADIVLMQDNLSKVDYLINLAKKTMKVIKQNIAIPLTIKAILAILGVIGYVSLWEAILIGDMGLTLLVVANALRIGNN; this is encoded by the coding sequence ATGAATCTTAAAAACAAAAATAATCGTTTAATTGAAGAAGAAAACTGTGATTGCAAAGAAGAAAATTCTAAAGAAGAAAATTGCAGCTGTGAAAATAAGCCTATAGAAGAAAAAAGCTGTGGTTGCGAAGATGAACCAGACAACGAAGAAAGCTGTGGTTGCGAAGATGAACCAATCAAAGAAGAAGATTGTGGTTGCGAACATGATCATGATGAACATCAAGGTTGTGGATGTGAACAAGGATTACTTGAAAATATAGATAAAATTGAAGAAAAAGACACAAAAAAACCATTAATTATACTTGGAATAGGAGTTATTATATTTTTAATAGGATACTTTGTGTCTACTTTAAGTTTTAATCTAGGTAATATTTTCAATCAAGATTTAATTTCTCAATTAATCTATTTAATAGTAGTAGTAATAGTTGGACAAGGCATAATAAGATATGGGATAAAATCATTACTAAAAAAGGAAGTTAAAATAGAATTATTAATGACTATAGCTACTATAGGTGCATTTCTACTTGGAGATGGAGGAGAAGGTGCATCACTAATTTTACTATTCTTCCTTGCAGAATATCTAGAAAATTATTCTTTAGATAGGTCTAAACGTTCACTTTCAACATTAGTAAAATTATCTCCTGATATAGCTACTGTAAAAAGAAATGTGGAAAATAAAACAAAAGAAATTGAAGTAAATGTAAAAGACCTTTCTATTGGAGATATTGTAATTGTAAAACCTGGAGATAAAATTCCAATAGATGGAGTTATTGTAAAAGGAATGACTTCAGTCAATCAATCATCAATTACTGGTGAAAGTTTAGCAGCTACTAAGTCTAAAGGTGATGAAGTTTATGCTTCTACTATAAATGAAGATGGATATATAGAAATAGAAGTTAGGAAAAAATCTAGTGAAACAATTTTTTCAAAAATAATTGATTTAATCAAAGAATCAGAAGAAAAAAAAGCAAAAATAGATCTTTTTGTAGATAAATTTGCTAAATATTATACTCCATCAATTATTATATTAGCTATGTTTGTAGCTATCATACCACCATTACTTTTTGGTCAGAATATTAATGAATGGGTTTATAGAGCATTGGTCTTATTAGTTATTTCATGTCCTTGTGCAATAGCTATTTCAACACCAGTTTCTATAGTTTCAGCTATTACAGCAGGAACTAAAAATGGTATAATTATTAAAGGTGGAGAATATATAGAGGAATTAGCTAAAATAAAAGCTATAATGTTTGATAAAACTGGAACTCTTACTGAAGGTAAGTTAGAAATAACTAATGTAAGTTCAATAAATGATTTCAGTGAAAATGAAGTGATAGGAATTGCTTCTATTTTAGAAAAAAAATCTAAACACCCTATAGCTAAAGCATTTGATGATTATATAAAAAATAAAAATATTGATACAGATAACACTGAGAATAACACATATTTAGAAGAAAAAGAAGTTCATAATTTCCAATCAATAGCAGGAAAAGGATTAACAGCTGAAATCAATGGAGAAACTTTTTATGTAGGTAAAAAAGAACTATTTGATTTCAATGATAATCTAAAAAATGATATTGATTCCTATTATAGTAGTTATAATGATTATAATAATAATTCTGATAAATCCGATAAATCTAATAACTTTGATAGTATAGGAAAAACTAGTGTTATTGTTGGAACTGAAAACAAAATATTAGGTTTCATAAGTTTATCTGATAAAATTCGTGAAAATGGTCCAGAAACTATTAAAAGTCTCAAAGAAAAATCTATTGAAACTATAATGTTAACTGGTGATAATTCAGCTACTGCAAAAACTGTAGCAGAAAACCTTAACCTTGATAATTACTATCCAAATCTTCTTCCAGAAGATAAAGTCAATATTGTAGAAGAAGTAGCTAAAGAATACAAAGATGTGGCTATGGTTGGAGATGGAGTAAATGATACCCCCTCCCTTGCAAGAGCTAATGTTGGAATAGCTATGGGAATGGATGGAGCTGATGTAGCTGTTGAAACAGCAGATATAGTTTTAATGCAAGATAATTTATCAAAAGTTGACTATTTAATCAACTTAGCTAAAAAAACTATGAAAGTTATCAAACAAAACATAGCTATCCCTCTAACTATTAAAGCTATTTTAGCCATATTAGGAGTTATAGGCTATGTATCACTTTGGGAAGCAATTTTGATTGGAGATATGGGACTAACATTACTAGTTGTAGCTAATGCATTGAGAATTGGAAATAACTAA
- a CDS encoding metalloregulator ArsR/SmtB family transcription factor has translation MSNQGCEIKSIREGVIEEVTEKMSSDETYHEIANLFKTLGDYNRVRILCALSYQEFCVCELSLLLDMSQSAISHQLRLLRNKNIVKFRKENKQIFYSLQNEEIISMIKKAVDYES, from the coding sequence ATGTCAAATCAAGGTTGTGAAATAAAAAGTATTAGAGAAGGAGTTATTGAAGAAGTTACAGAAAAAATGTCTAGTGATGAAACATATCATGAAATAGCTAATCTTTTCAAGACACTTGGAGATTATAATAGAGTAAGAATATTATGTGCACTTAGCTATCAAGAATTTTGTGTTTGTGAGCTCTCATTGCTTTTAGATATGAGCCAATCGGCAATTTCACATCAATTAAGATTACTTAGAAATAAAAATATTGTGAAATTTAGAAAAGAAAATAAACAAATCTTTTATTCCTTACAAAACGAAGAAATTATATCAATGATAAAAAAGGCAGTTGATTATGAATCTTAA